Proteins encoded together in one Planctomycetaceae bacterium window:
- a CDS encoding PTS sugar transporter subunit IIA, with product MAGNNKVHPVQFASLFKPAYVVCHTQKTDRDSVLRELLTQLAYQAGIGNVDEAFKEVQHRENEIPTIVGPGIAMPHARLDSIDKIIVGVATVKDGFVYAPERSNNTVKLIILTLAPKIAPGLYLQAISSVAKICQAPATADTVAKLDTPEKIWSFFQTNGATLPEFLRACDIMEPVTVKLQEHDTMERAIDLFIRHLVSEVPVIDKDGELIGVVSTHELLRVCLPDYVLWMDDLTPIINFEPFAQILRKESQTWLAEIMTSDYATVDENAPAVQVAKEISRQQTDIAYVMRGKKLIGIVSLATFLSKVLRE from the coding sequence ATGGCAGGAAATAACAAAGTACATCCGGTTCAATTCGCATCACTGTTTAAGCCCGCTTATGTAGTCTGTCACACACAAAAAACCGACCGCGATTCTGTTCTGCGCGAACTGCTGACCCAGCTTGCTTATCAGGCCGGAATTGGCAATGTGGACGAGGCCTTCAAGGAAGTGCAGCATCGTGAAAACGAAATTCCCACAATCGTCGGTCCGGGCATCGCAATGCCGCACGCAAGACTCGACAGCATCGACAAAATCATCGTCGGCGTGGCAACCGTAAAAGACGGTTTCGTTTACGCACCGGAACGCAGCAATAATACAGTTAAACTTATAATTCTCACACTCGCGCCAAAGATTGCCCCCGGCCTGTATTTGCAGGCGATTAGTTCTGTCGCGAAAATTTGTCAGGCTCCGGCCACTGCCGACACCGTTGCCAAATTAGACACGCCGGAAAAAATATGGTCGTTCTTCCAGACAAACGGAGCGACCCTGCCGGAGTTTCTGCGAGCCTGCGACATTATGGAACCTGTTACCGTAAAACTTCAGGAACACGATACGATGGAGCGTGCGATTGATTTATTTATCCGACACCTTGTCAGCGAAGTGCCCGTGATTGACAAAGATGGTGAACTCATCGGCGTGGTCTCTACGCACGAGCTGCTCCGCGTTTGTCTGCCGGATTATGTGCTGTGGATGGACGATTTAACGCCGATTATTAATTTTGAGCCTTTCGCGCAAATCCTGCGAAAGGAAAGCCAAACCTGGCTGGCGGAAATTATGACATCCGATTACGCAACCGTTGACGAAAACGCCCCTGCCGTACAGGTCGCAAAGGAAATTTCACGTCAGCAAACTGATATCGCGTATGTTATGCGAGGCAAAAAACTGATTGGCATTGTTTCGCTTGCGACATTTTTAAGCAAAGTGCTTCGGGAATAA